From a region of the Rathayibacter sp. VKM Ac-2804 genome:
- the raiA gene encoding ribosome-associated translation inhibitor RaiA codes for MDIDITGRNMGITDRFRAYATEKSEKIAHLADRALALEIKASRHSEGKGAAAGDRVELTLIGKGPVVRAEASGADKYAAFDVALGRLLERVRRAKDRKKVHRGQHRPTSLRDAAADDFSVVAIQPADAEVLERLSTGVIPVQEEPAPVDAAVDEDDVEEPYCPVVIRTKVFPSVSMSVDDAVDYMELVGHDFYLFIDADTDRPSVVYRRKGWDYGVIGLGDEADAQPEAAAV; via the coding sequence ATGGACATCGACATCACAGGCCGCAACATGGGCATCACCGATCGCTTCCGCGCCTACGCGACGGAGAAGTCGGAGAAGATCGCCCACCTCGCCGACCGGGCGCTTGCGCTCGAGATCAAGGCGAGCCGTCACAGCGAGGGCAAGGGCGCCGCCGCCGGCGACCGGGTCGAGCTCACGCTGATCGGCAAGGGGCCCGTCGTGCGGGCCGAGGCGAGCGGAGCCGACAAGTACGCCGCCTTCGACGTGGCCCTCGGGCGCCTGCTCGAACGGGTGCGGCGGGCCAAGGACCGCAAGAAGGTGCACCGGGGCCAGCATCGGCCGACCTCGCTGCGCGACGCGGCGGCCGACGACTTCAGCGTCGTCGCGATCCAGCCGGCCGACGCCGAGGTGCTGGAGCGCCTGAGCACGGGCGTGATCCCCGTGCAGGAGGAGCCGGCGCCGGTCGACGCCGCCGTCGACGAGGACGACGTGGAGGAGCCGTACTGCCCCGTCGTCATCCGCACCAAGGTCTTCCCCTCCGTTTCGATGAGCGTCGACGACGCCGTCGACTACATGGAGCTGGTCGGCCACGACTTCTACCTCTTCATCGACGCCGACACCGACCGCCCGAGCGTCGTCTACCGCCGCAAGGGCTGGGACTACGGCGTGATCGGCCTGGGCGACGAGGCGGACGCGCAGCCGGAGGCCGCGGCGGTCTGA
- a CDS encoding ComF family protein — MLRDHLLDALAVLLPVDCPACGLPATRVPCADCASALAGEARPHLRRLGPDDDPLEVLVGAEYSGTVRRLVLALKAEGRVAAARPLGALLRPVVLGALDGAPALLVAPPRSRLRHLRRGFDPVDLLVRSAGGRLARPLARTRLALDQVGLARAERRANLDGAFRARRPLGGERILLVDDVVTSGATLLELRRAVRAGGGAVAGAVALAGTPRRRSATS, encoded by the coding sequence ATGCTCCGCGATCACCTCCTCGACGCCCTCGCCGTGCTGCTGCCGGTGGACTGCCCCGCCTGCGGGCTGCCGGCGACGCGGGTGCCGTGCGCGGACTGCGCCTCGGCGCTCGCGGGGGAGGCGCGACCGCACCTGCGCCGGCTGGGCCCGGACGACGACCCGCTCGAGGTGCTCGTCGGCGCGGAGTACTCCGGCACGGTGCGCCGCCTCGTCCTCGCGCTCAAGGCGGAGGGACGGGTCGCCGCGGCGCGACCGCTGGGCGCGCTGCTGCGGCCCGTCGTCCTGGGGGCGCTCGACGGCGCTCCGGCGCTGCTGGTCGCACCGCCCCGATCGCGCCTGCGGCACCTGCGGCGCGGCTTCGACCCCGTCGACCTGCTGGTGCGCTCGGCCGGCGGGCGCCTCGCCCGGCCGCTCGCGCGGACGCGGCTCGCCCTCGACCAGGTCGGCCTCGCCCGGGCCGAGCGGCGCGCGAACCTCGACGGCGCGTTCCGCGCCAGGCGTCCGCTCGGCGGTGAGCGGATCCTGCTGGTCGACGACGTGGTCACCTCGGGCGCCACGCTGCTCGAGCTGCGCCGTGCCGTCCGCGCGGGCGGAGGAGCGGTCGCCGGCGCCGTCGCTCTCGCGGGCACTCCCCGGCGGCGGAGCGCGACTTCCTGA
- the secA gene encoding preprotein translocase subunit SecA, which translates to MASVLEKVLRVGEGRVLRRLENYAKAVNALEEDFTHLSDEELKNETVELRERYSNGESLDDLLPEAFAAVREASRRTLGLRHFDVQLMGGAALHLGNIAEMKTGEGKTLVATLPAYLNAIASRGVHIVTVNDFLANYQSELMGRVFRALGMTTGVILSGQTPEQRREQYAADITYGTNNEFGFDYLRDNMAWQAQDMVQRGHFFAVVDEVDSILIDEARTPLIISGPASGEANRWFAEFAGLAKRLVEGEDYEVDEKKRTVGVLEPGIEKVEDYLGIDNLYESANTPLISFLNNSIKARALFKKDKDYVVLNGEVMIVDEHTGRILAGRRYNEGIHQAIEAKEGVQVKAENQTLATVTLQNYFRLYGKLSGMTGTAETEAAEFMSTYKLGVVSIPTNRRMQRIDNADLVYKNEQVKFEQVVEDIVERHAAGQPVLVGTTSVEKSEYLSRLLAKKGVRHEVLNAKNHAREAAIVAQAGRLGAVTVATNMAGRGTDIMLGGNAEFLAVTEMSTKGLSPVDTPDEYEAAWDDVFAGVKAKVAEEAEKVQSAGGLYVLGTERHESRRIDNQLRGRSGRQGDPGESRFYLSLTDDLMRLFNSGAAEALMGRGNVPDDMAIESKVVSRAIRSAQSQVEARNAEIRKNVLKYDDVLNRQREAIYSDRRHILEGDDLHERTQKFLVDVIDEILEVHTGEGNGDDWDFDALWTELKTLYPVSLSIDEVVQEAGSRGRINKEFMRREILSDAKLAYQGREEQLGAPAMRELERRVVLSVIDRRWRDHLYEMDYLKDGIGLRAMAQRDPLVEYQREGFTLFQQMMGQIREETVGFLFNLEVEVTQKQGEVAGVAAKGLAEPVAPVEKLSYSAPSDSGGVEVRDQRGRVQQAATAKASAAAAREARPDDAEDASTTGAFGQQTGGSDETPNNRQERRAQTKRR; encoded by the coding sequence GTGGCCTCAGTTCTCGAAAAGGTCCTTCGCGTCGGGGAGGGCCGGGTCCTCCGCCGCCTCGAGAACTACGCGAAAGCCGTCAACGCCCTCGAAGAGGACTTCACGCACCTCAGCGACGAGGAGCTGAAGAACGAGACCGTCGAGCTGCGCGAGCGCTACTCGAACGGCGAGTCGCTCGACGACCTGCTGCCGGAGGCGTTCGCCGCCGTCCGCGAGGCGTCGCGCCGCACGCTCGGCCTCCGCCACTTCGACGTCCAGCTGATGGGCGGGGCAGCGCTGCACCTCGGCAACATCGCCGAGATGAAGACCGGCGAGGGCAAGACCCTCGTCGCGACCCTGCCGGCGTACCTCAACGCGATCGCGAGCCGCGGCGTGCACATCGTCACGGTCAACGACTTCCTCGCGAACTACCAGTCCGAGCTGATGGGCCGCGTGTTCCGCGCCCTGGGCATGACGACCGGCGTGATCCTCTCCGGCCAGACCCCCGAGCAGCGCCGCGAGCAGTACGCGGCCGACATCACCTACGGCACGAACAACGAGTTCGGCTTCGACTACCTCCGCGACAACATGGCCTGGCAGGCGCAGGACATGGTCCAGCGCGGCCACTTCTTCGCCGTGGTCGACGAGGTCGACTCGATCCTCATCGACGAGGCGCGCACCCCGCTGATCATCTCCGGCCCCGCCTCGGGCGAGGCCAACCGCTGGTTCGCCGAGTTCGCGGGCCTCGCCAAGCGCCTCGTCGAGGGCGAGGACTACGAGGTCGACGAGAAGAAGCGCACCGTAGGCGTCCTCGAGCCCGGCATCGAGAAGGTCGAGGACTATCTCGGCATCGACAACCTCTACGAGTCCGCGAACACCCCGCTGATCTCGTTCCTCAACAACTCGATCAAGGCCCGCGCCCTGTTCAAGAAGGACAAGGACTACGTCGTCCTCAACGGCGAGGTGATGATCGTCGACGAGCACACCGGCCGCATCCTCGCCGGCCGCCGCTACAACGAGGGCATCCACCAGGCGATCGAGGCGAAGGAGGGCGTGCAGGTCAAGGCCGAGAACCAGACCCTCGCCACCGTCACGCTGCAGAACTACTTCCGCCTCTACGGCAAGCTGTCCGGGATGACCGGAACGGCCGAGACCGAGGCCGCCGAGTTCATGTCGACCTACAAGCTCGGCGTGGTCTCCATCCCGACCAACCGCAGGATGCAGCGCATCGACAACGCCGACCTCGTCTACAAGAACGAGCAGGTCAAGTTCGAGCAGGTCGTCGAGGACATCGTCGAGCGCCACGCGGCGGGTCAGCCCGTGCTGGTCGGCACGACCAGCGTCGAGAAGAGCGAGTACCTCTCCCGCCTGCTCGCCAAGAAGGGCGTGCGGCACGAGGTGCTCAACGCCAAGAACCACGCCCGCGAGGCCGCGATCGTCGCGCAGGCCGGACGCCTCGGCGCCGTCACCGTCGCGACCAACATGGCCGGTCGCGGCACCGACATCATGCTCGGCGGCAACGCCGAGTTCCTCGCGGTCACCGAGATGTCGACCAAGGGCCTCAGCCCGGTCGACACCCCCGACGAGTACGAGGCGGCCTGGGACGACGTGTTCGCCGGCGTCAAGGCGAAGGTCGCGGAGGAGGCCGAGAAGGTGCAGTCCGCCGGCGGCCTCTACGTGCTCGGCACCGAGCGCCACGAGTCGCGCCGGATCGACAACCAGCTCCGCGGCCGCTCCGGCCGCCAGGGCGACCCGGGGGAGAGCCGCTTCTACCTCTCGCTCACCGACGACCTGATGCGCCTGTTCAACTCCGGTGCCGCGGAGGCCCTGATGGGCCGCGGCAACGTGCCGGACGACATGGCGATCGAGTCCAAGGTCGTCTCGCGCGCCATCCGCAGCGCGCAGTCGCAGGTCGAGGCGCGCAACGCCGAGATCCGCAAGAACGTGCTCAAGTACGACGACGTCCTCAACCGCCAGCGCGAGGCGATCTACTCCGACCGCCGTCACATCCTCGAGGGCGACGACCTGCACGAGCGGACCCAGAAGTTCCTCGTCGACGTGATCGACGAGATCCTCGAGGTGCACACCGGCGAGGGCAACGGCGACGACTGGGACTTCGACGCGCTCTGGACCGAGCTCAAGACGCTCTACCCGGTCAGCCTCTCGATCGACGAGGTGGTGCAGGAGGCCGGCAGCCGCGGCCGGATCAACAAGGAGTTCATGCGCCGCGAGATCCTCTCGGACGCGAAGCTCGCCTACCAGGGCCGTGAGGAGCAGCTCGGTGCGCCCGCCATGCGCGAGCTCGAGCGCCGGGTCGTGCTCTCGGTGATCGACCGCCGCTGGCGCGACCACCTCTACGAGATGGACTACCTCAAGGACGGCATCGGCCTGCGTGCGATGGCCCAGCGCGACCCGCTGGTCGAGTACCAGCGCGAGGGCTTCACGCTGTTCCAGCAGATGATGGGCCAGATCCGCGAGGAGACCGTCGGCTTCCTCTTCAACCTCGAGGTCGAGGTCACCCAGAAGCAGGGCGAGGTCGCCGGTGTCGCCGCGAAGGGCCTCGCCGAGCCGGTCGCCCCGGTCGAGAAGCTCAGCTACTCCGCGCCGAGCGACTCGGGCGGTGTCGAGGTCCGCGACCAGCGCGGCCGCGTGCAGCAGGCGGCGACGGCCAAGGCCAGCGCCGCGGCCGCCCGCGAGGCGCGCCCGGACGACGCCGAGGACGCCTCGACCACCGGCGCCTTCGGCCAGCAGACCGGCGGCTCGGACGAGACGCCGAACAACCGCCAGGAGCGTCGCGCGCAGACCAAGCGCCGCTGA
- a CDS encoding GerMN domain-containing protein, with protein sequence MRSAAAAVLLLAALVGCAGIPRGGDVGVGQPDTAPQDLQYDFLPSGPAEGADQFEILTGFIDAASSPQNNYKIAREFLSTGADWTPSEHVTVDEGQRSSTQPGASTLSLTITPVAEVDATGVYSEVAAAAALELDYGFVQENGEWRISAPPSGVVIDRTTFQQVFSTYALYFFDPSYSYLVPDLRWFASRADSSTSTTIVTELLRGPTPWLRDSSAVVSAFPTGTALAAETVPVEAQRAVVDLNSAALEADERQWRRMALQLGRSLANVSNVTGVSLSVQQNPIEIPTEVTGLPTSPRVDTRPLVLTDGEFGFLGSSGLAETAVSDRIAALGPRAAVLGEQRGADSSASAAVLTGAGVSLVTPGVDDVLLDARSGLAAPGMDPFGYVWSVPTAAPNQLVAYSSDGSRSLQVATAWPEIESIASFALSRDGTRMLALAQDGQQATVLVAGVTRSANGDPIAIGEPVVLRSTLGTAVAAAWTDELDVVSVVRGSTGEDTVTTNQLGGADTPLGTTTGTVQIAAGNASTQIRILAEGGELRQQRGSAWQTVATGIGLLATQTGMGS encoded by the coding sequence GTGCGGTCCGCCGCGGCGGCGGTCCTGCTGCTGGCCGCCCTGGTCGGCTGCGCGGGCATCCCGCGCGGCGGCGACGTCGGCGTGGGTCAGCCCGACACCGCGCCGCAGGACCTGCAGTACGACTTCCTCCCCTCCGGCCCCGCCGAGGGCGCCGACCAGTTCGAGATCCTCACCGGCTTCATCGACGCCGCGTCGAGCCCGCAGAACAACTACAAGATCGCCCGCGAGTTCCTCTCCACCGGAGCCGACTGGACGCCGAGCGAGCACGTCACCGTCGACGAGGGCCAGCGCTCCTCGACCCAGCCGGGCGCCTCGACGCTCTCGCTCACGATCACGCCGGTGGCGGAGGTGGACGCGACCGGCGTCTACTCCGAGGTCGCCGCCGCCGCCGCGCTCGAGCTCGACTACGGCTTCGTCCAGGAGAACGGCGAGTGGCGGATCAGCGCGCCGCCCAGCGGCGTCGTCATCGACCGGACCACCTTCCAGCAGGTGTTCTCCACCTACGCCCTCTACTTCTTCGACCCCAGCTACAGCTACCTGGTGCCGGACCTGCGCTGGTTCGCCTCGCGCGCGGACAGCTCGACCAGCACCACGATCGTCACCGAGCTGCTGCGCGGGCCGACCCCGTGGCTCCGCGACTCGTCCGCCGTCGTCTCGGCCTTCCCGACCGGGACGGCGCTCGCCGCGGAGACGGTGCCGGTCGAGGCGCAGCGCGCCGTGGTCGATCTCAACTCGGCGGCGCTCGAGGCCGACGAGCGGCAGTGGCGCCGGATGGCGCTCCAGCTCGGCCGCAGCCTCGCCAACGTCTCCAATGTCACCGGAGTCTCGCTCTCGGTGCAGCAGAACCCGATCGAGATCCCGACCGAGGTCACGGGACTGCCGACCTCGCCGCGGGTGGACACCCGGCCGCTGGTGCTCACGGACGGCGAGTTCGGCTTCCTCGGCTCCTCCGGGCTCGCCGAGACCGCGGTCTCCGACCGGATCGCCGCGCTCGGGCCCCGCGCCGCAGTGCTGGGGGAGCAGCGGGGCGCCGACTCCAGCGCATCCGCGGCCGTCCTCACGGGGGCCGGGGTCTCGCTGGTGACCCCCGGGGTCGACGACGTGCTGCTCGACGCCCGGAGCGGCCTCGCCGCCCCCGGGATGGACCCCTTCGGCTACGTCTGGTCGGTGCCCACCGCCGCGCCGAACCAGCTCGTCGCCTACTCGTCCGACGGCTCCCGGTCGCTGCAGGTCGCCACCGCCTGGCCCGAGATCGAGTCGATCGCCTCGTTCGCGCTCTCGCGGGACGGCACGCGGATGCTCGCCCTCGCGCAGGACGGGCAGCAGGCGACGGTGCTCGTCGCCGGCGTCACCCGCTCGGCCAACGGCGATCCGATCGCGATCGGCGAGCCGGTCGTGCTCCGGTCGACGCTCGGCACGGCGGTCGCCGCCGCGTGGACCGACGAGCTCGACGTGGTCTCGGTCGTGCGCGGCTCCACGGGCGAGGACACCGTGACGACGAACCAGCTCGGCGGGGCGGACACCCCGCTCGGCACGACGACCGGCACCGTCCAGATCGCGGCCGGCAACGCCTCGACCCAGATCCGGATCCTCGCGGAGGGCGGCGAGCTGCGCCAGCAGCGCGGCTCGGCCTGGCAGACGGTCGCGACGGGCATCGGTCTTCTCGCGACGCAGACCGGCATGGGGTCCTGA